The Gemmatimonadota bacterium genomic interval AGCCAAGCAGGTGGTCATTCTCCACGATATCTCCCAGCTTCAGAATCCTGGACGCGCTCCGACGGGGGAACTACGGCAGAGTCGAGGGATCCAGGGCCCGCTCGTGATGTACGTGGGAAACTTTGAGCGATACCAGGGGATCGCACTTCTCCTTTCGGCCTTTTCTCGGGCGGTCGCAAACGGATCGGACGCCGCGCTCGTCCTCGCCGGCGGCATCCCCTCGCACATCGCGAAATACCGTGAGGCTGCGGAGGACCTCGGGATCGGTGATCGCACCCACTTCGTTGGCCACTGGCCTGCCGATCGCCTCGACGAGATTCTCGCCGAGGCGGACGTACTTGTATCCCCGAGAACCAGCGGGATCAATACGCCGATGAAGGTCTTCCCATTCATGCACTCGGGAAAAGCGTTACTCGCGACGGACATCCGAACGCACAACCAGATCCTCACCCCGGACATCGCGCGCCTCGCCCCGCCCGAACCGGAGGCTTTCGCCGGGGCCCTCCTCGAGCTCTGCAACGATCCCGCGCTGCGCGAGCGGATTGGACAAGCAGGAAGGGCCTTCGTTGAGCAAAACCACACTTTCGAGGCCCACGTCAGGAGAGTGGAGGCCCTCTACCGCTTCATAGCCGAGCGGGTCGGGCAGTCGCCACTTCATTCGACCGGCGGTCCGATAACTTGACGCCGTCGCCGGGGGCGGCCCCTCGAGCTCAACCCGTGGACGTGCCCGTGAGGGTCCGCCCCGGGTTCTCTGCTGGTGGAGCGGCGAAGAGTCGGTGCCAGACGAGAAGATTCAGGATCGCCCAGAGCACGTGGCTGTGGTTCGCTCGCCGTTCCATGTGCTCCTGGAGGAGGATCCGCACGAAGGCACGATCGAAGCACTCCCCGATCAGAGTCGAGGACGCGAAGGTGTCCTCCATGAACTCCCTGAGC includes:
- a CDS encoding glycosyltransferase family 4 protein, whose product is MRILLLAPHEFYIDRGTPMDTDLLLRALGAGDHQIDLVVYGGGQHRDYPGVTIHRAKTPRWLTGIRPGFSYKKVLADFWLFAAARRLVRRNSYDIVHAGEEAVFMALWFRFRHGIPYIYDMDSAIAHQLVEASPWLKPLRKVFDWIVGLALRRAIAVAPVCQALAELAESNGAKQVVILHDISQLQNPGRAPTGELRQSRGIQGPLVMYVGNFERYQGIALLLSAFSRAVANGSDAALVLAGGIPSHIAKYREAAEDLGIGDRTHFVGHWPADRLDEILAEADVLVSPRTSGINTPMKVFPFMHSGKALLATDIRTHNQILTPDIARLAPPEPEAFAGALLELCNDPALRERIGQAGRAFVEQNHTFEAHVRRVEALYRFIAERVGQSPLHSTGGPIT